In Leptolyngbya sp. NIES-2104, the genomic window CGTTGCGTCAGCCGTTAGCTGTTGAAGGACGAATTCAGGCGTTTCTGAGAGTCGAAAGCCTCGAATTCTGCATTACGGGAAGATACGATCGCATTGATTATCTCAATGATGGTTTGGAGCTAATCGATTACAAGTCGAGTCGCGATCTGAAAGTTCCAGAGTCTGATGAGATGGATTTGCAGATCGGATTGTATTATCTGGCGTTGGAGCAGACGTATCAACAAAGTCTGAAGTATCTTACTTTGCTGCATTTGCGAACGGGCGAAAAGGTTCGCTATCGGGCAACTCGTCGTCATAAGAAGCAAGTGCAAGCGGTGATTTCAGATTTAGCAGTCCGTTTGCGACATGACGAAACATGGGAACCCACGCCAGGGAAACAGTGCGATCGATGTGCTTATTCCCGCTATTGTCCCGCGTTGAGTGTGAATCCGGCTCCGTTGCCGACAACGATGAGCGCGACTC contains:
- a CDS encoding PD-(D/E)XK nuclease family protein encodes the protein MPYQISATKLQSYSRCPYAYYLRYERRLTTSDFFGSAALGTALHQALAMVYRDWHYHEATPDLHWIHRCWEEHSTGLTPGQIEDGRSILERYYEKFILNAPSLRQPLAVEGRIQAFLRVESLEFCITGRYDRIDYLNDGLELIDYKSSRDLKVPESDEMDLQIGLYYLALEQTYQQSLKYLTLLHLRTGEKVRYRATRRHKKQVQAVISDLAVRLRHDETWEPTPGKQCDRCAYSRYCPALSVNPAPLPTTMSATPELQLALGL